A single window of Balaenoptera acutorostrata chromosome X, mBalAcu1.1, whole genome shotgun sequence DNA harbors:
- the GABRE gene encoding gamma-aminobutyric acid receptor subunit epsilon, whose amino-acid sequence MLTKVLLILLGTFVILPSRIEGPHVESEEGPSASGDDVYGPKPQAPDMELPPEEIKPTAIDTHDRLGKMPTATEILDGILNNYDYKLRPGIGERPTVVTVELSVNTLGPISILDMEYTIDITFYQTWYDERLRFNGSFESFVLNGNLVSLLWIPDTFFRNSKRTQEHSITMPNQMVRIHKDGKVLYTIRMTIDAGCSLHMLKFPMDSHSCPLSFSSFSYPENEIIYKWENFKLELNESNSWKLFQFDFIGVSNTTETITTLAGDYVVMTLFFNVSRRFGFVAFQNYVPSSVTTMISWISFWIKKDCAPARTSLGITSVLTMTTLGTFSRKNFPRVSYITALDFYIAICFIFCFCALMEFAVLNFLTYNRTAPRGSPKLRHPRAHAHDPTPSRVRVIEHPEAFVCNIEDSEEEEESEEEESEEEEGPSCPARQSVRPGSTPRPGGCCKWCEYCCTVPTCEGSTWQQGRLFIHVYRLDNYSRVIFPVTFFFFNVLYWLVCLNL is encoded by the exons GATTGAAGGACCTCATGTTGAATCAGAGGAGGGACCCTCTGCCAGTGGTGATGATGTCTATGGACCCAAGCCCCAGGCTCCTGATATGGAACTCCCCCCTGAAGAAATAAAGCCCACTGCTATTGACACCCATGACAGACTTGGcaaaatgccaacagccactgaAATCCTGGATGGTATCTTGAATAACTATGACTACAAACTGCGCCCTGGCATTGGCG AGAGGCCCACTGTGGTCACTGTCGAGCTCTCTGTCAACACCCTTGGGCCTATCTCTATCCTGGACATG GAATACACCATTGACATCACCTTCTACCAGACTTGGTATGATGAACGCCTTCGTTTCAATGGCAGCTTTGAAAGCTTTGTTCTGAATGGCAACTTGGTGAGCCTGTTATGGATCCCAGACACCTTTTTTAGGAATTCTAAGAGGACCCAAGAGCATTCAATCACCATGCCGAACCAGATGGTCCGCATCCACAAGGATGGCAAGGTGTTGTACACAATCAG gATGACCATTGATGCTGGATGCTCACTCCACATGCTCAAATTTCCAATGGATTCTCACTCTTGCCCTCTGTCTTTCTCTAGCT TTTCCTATCCTGAGAATGAGATCATCTACAAGTGGGAAAATTTCAAGCTTGAACTCAATGAGAGTAATTCCTGGAAGCTCTTCCAGTTTGATTTTATAGGAGTGAGCAACACGACTGAAACTATCACAACCCTAGCTG GCGATTACGTAGTCATGACGCTTTTCTTCAACGTGAGCAGGAGGTTTGGCTTTGTGGCCTTTCAAAACTATGTTCCTTCTTCTGTGACCACGATGATCTCCTGGATTTCCTTTTGGATCAAGAAAGACTGTGCTCCAGCCAGGACTTCTTTAG GGATCACTTCTGTACTCACCATGACCACTTTGGGCACCTTTTCCCGGAAGAATTTCCCACGTGTCTCCTATATCACAGCCTTGGATTTCTATATTGCGATCTGCTTCATCTTCTGCTTCTGTGCTCTGATGGAGTTTGCTGTGCTCAACTTCCTGACCTACAACCGGACAGCACCCCGTGGTTCTCCGAAACTTCGCCAT CCTCGTGCCCATGCGCATGACCCAACCCCTTCCCGTGTCCGTGTCATCGAGCATCCAGAAGCTTTTGTGTGCAACATTGAGGActctgaggaagaggaggaaagtgaggaagaggagagtgaggaagaggagggcCCATCTTGCCCAGCCCGGCAGTCCGTCAGGCCAGGCAGCACCCCTCGCCCTGGTGGCTGTTGCAAGTGGTGCGAGTACTGCTGCACGGTCCCCACTTGTGAGGGCAGCACCTGGCAGCAGGGCCGCCTCTTCATCCATGTCTACCGCCTTGATAACTACTCGCGAGTGATTTTCCCAGTcaccttctttttcttcaatGTGCTCTACTGGCTTGTTTGCCTTAACCTGTAG